A window of Aptenodytes patagonicus chromosome 1, bAptPat1.pri.cur, whole genome shotgun sequence genomic DNA:
TCTAGATCTTATTCtctacagtaattttctttttgaaaggcaGCGATTTGGGACttgagttttggggtttggttttcttgGTAACTATTATTTTACAAACAGCAAAGTGGCATTCTGAGTAGTCTGTCACCCGGCACAATTTTTAAAAACGCATGCCATAAACCAAAACAACCACTACACAGCAGGACTGTTTAATGATACTAGAGAAATAAGTTAGCCTTTCTGTATACATACTCAATATAGTAATAAAAACCCTGTAGTTCTCagcttttccctgctttttcctATATGGCAgtaattttgcagagaaaaacatgCAGATTCCTGTAAACATTTTCTAATTCCTGAATAAAGGGAGGGTGGAAATGTTCCAACTTTTTTTCTACAGTCTGTCTTTTTCTGTACTTAAAGTTCTTCTCCACTTTGATACAGGATAAACGTGCCTATGGTTTTGTTAGGCAGTGGAAGAAGTACTCTACATCATCTGAGCTGTTTGTTCCACTCGGATCCAGTCCTCTCCATACGCTTTTTCCTAAATGGAATTATTATTTGGCTCAAAGCATTATTGCTGATGCAATTTCAAACATTGCTAAAAAGTGCTACTGTATCATTACATTCTTACATTCAACACTTGCGGCCCAGAATTTGTCTGCAAATAGCTTTCACACGCAAAATAATCATTGTTAAAAATATTCACTTTTGTCTTCAGAGTACAGAAAGCCAGCGCTGATCATGTATCCCCTGTAAGCAGAAGAAAGTTTCGTGGTCCAGGAAGCTGTCATAGCCGACAAAATTGGTTTCAGCTGTACGGCTGAAGAACTTGGCATCGGTTATTTATGTCGAGCTGTGCACAACTGTAAAGCTTTCAGATCTGTACGACTTCTGGAAATTTAACTTTGCTCTTTAAGAATCATCTTGCCTGATGTTTCTTTGTACTTTCATGATTTTGCACTTtaataaaaatcttccttttgtaGGCTTATCACAGCTTGTTTACCTGTACCTGTATGCTTCTCTCACTGATGACAGCCTTCTGCGTACTACCTCGGCTAACGATCTCTGTGAGACCCATCCTTCCCTACGCCTTGCCGCAGTCCACTGCTGGCACAGGCTGGCCAGGCAAGCCTCACCCGCCAGGAACATCAGCTTTCAAACCAGCTGGCCAGATTTCGAACAGTCTTGATTTGATTCCCGGCTGCCCTCACGGCCTCGCAAACCTTGCAGAAATGCTCGTCCCAGAATGAGGTGACGTGGACTTCGTACTTCTTCCTCCAGGCAAAATACCTCCTGtagttgggtttgtttttatcGAGGAACTTCAGGTAGGTGGCCAGCAGCCGGGGGCTGGGGAAGTCATCGACGTGGATGAAGGAGTCAGGGGGGATGAAGCGCTCGTAGTTTGCCCTGCGGGGTCCGAGGACGATGGGCACGGCGCTGGCGGCGAAGGCGTTTCTCCAGAGTTTCTCAGTGATGTAGTCGGTGTGCTGGGAGTTCTCGAAGGCCAGGTAGAACTTGTAGGCTGAGACGGTCTCCACCACGCCGCCCTCAGACAGCGCCAGCCCCCGCGCCCCGTACACGTCGATGGCGAGGTGCTCCTTCAGCTGGCGGTAGTAGCGCACCCGGGCATGTTCCTCGTTCCAGTTGCTGATGACCCAGGCCACCAGCCGCGTCTTGCGGGGCAGGACGAAGGGCCGGGGCGCCGGCGGGGCATAGAGGTACCCGTAGGGCACGAAGACGTCCGAGTCCCGCCGGTAGGACATGGTCCAGTTGAAGAGGCCGGCCAGCCCTCGCAGGCCGGGCGAGTGCGAGGGCGACTCGAAGTTCATCCACACCCAGAGCTgccgcgggggccgcggcgggggcccgCGGGGCAGCCCCTCGGCGCCGTGCAGCGCCAGGTCGCGGTGGTGGAAGAGCACCGCCTGCGCCTCGCCGTAGCGGCTCCGGTCGGCGCTGAGGCGGCAGCCCGTGATGTTGTAGCGCCGCCGGCAGTCGGCCATGCGCCGCGGGCGGCCGAAGGGCTCCCACCACAGCAGCACGTTCACCTCGCCGCCGACCCGGCCTCCCACCGCggcccgcggggccgccgccggctccggcaGGCAGGCGTAGAgggcgagggcggcggcggcgcccagcAGCCCGGCCGCCAGCGCCCTCCGCCACCCGCGCAGCCGACGGCGCCACGGCCGCGGGCAGCCGGGCCgcccggcggggcagcggcgCGGGGTCGGCTCCATCCAggccgcccgctgccgccgctcTGCCCttggcggccgccgcggggcagccgcggggccggggccggccagCGCATGCTGcggctggggctgcggctggggctgctgccgccgccgcctctcagCCCCCAcctcccgccccggcggcggggaggtgccggtgccgccgcctCTCCCGGCCATGCCCGCCCATCCTCCCCGGGCggccggcagccccgccgcctcccggccccgcggccgcccgcccacCGCCGCGGCCCGCGGCCCGCCCCTGGGTGCCGCCCTGCCCCGCCCGCGCTGGACCGTCGCCGCTCCGCCCGCGGGGGAGAGCGGTCCTCAGGCTTCCGGCAGGGCTCCGGGGCCTCATCCCCTCCCCCGTGCGGCAGGTGCCGCGATGGCAGCAGCCCCGGGGCTCGCTGAGGTAGCCGCGGGCAGCTGCAGGTGATGGCAGCCCCGGGGGTCACTGAGGTGGCCGCGGGCAGGTCCAGGCAATGGCAGCCCTTGCTCCCCGGCCCGCTTGATTGCTCGTCCCCGACTCGGGGCTGCAGAGGGAATTTGTGTCTCCGCACTTGGGAAGGGCCCCCCTGACCAGAGCCCAGAccccagcacacaggagaagGGTCGTGGGGACGGCTCACAGGGGCTTCGGGGCACCCGCACCCTGTGAGCGCAGGTAGGAGTGTGGGGCAGAGGACCACTGCCATGCATGCCACAAAGGCCGACGCAATCTCCCTGCCCTCTTGCCCAGGAGAGAGCAGGACTGCTCCGCTGCTTCCCATGCACCTTCTCGCTTCCTATGTCTTCCCATCCATGCCTGAACCAGAGTCAGAGGTTTTAAACTCCGGTAAAAGTGTTTTCCCACACCAGCTGAGCTGTGTTCACACGCTGTATTCCATGGCCTTGCAGGGAAGTACTTTGGAAGAGGCAggggattttcttttaaaacagttgcAATTTAGAGAGTGAAGTTGAGAGAAGGTTTGAATAAATCacttatttaggaaaaaaaaaagagacagcagcCACAGTAGCTTTGAATTCCTGTCAAGTTCAGTTTCAAGCACCTCTAAAAGGACTAacaatttggaaaaataaaagcaattagagaatttttttttccttttaaaactttcttagAACCACATATGTTCACATTCAAATTTTTAAATCTcacagctatttaaaaacaacaaaaccttatGGTTaccagaaaattactttttccagctctgtttcaCAGAGCTGGTATGAAGAAGTATATCAGATAGGCTCAAAACTTTTTTCCCAAGTCATTTGCTTTGGTGAACTATGAGGTCATTGATTCACACAGTTCAGAAACTGTTTGTACGGAACTGGAGAGTTTCCAGCTCTGACACTATACGTTCTCATATCCAACAGCTATAGATCCAAGGTCCTCTCCTGTAGATCTACCAAAGGCAGCGGAGTTACACCAGGCATAAGTTCTCGGTGATCATTTGGATTGCAGCATAGCATAACCACATAGGTTAAGGCCCTGTGACTTGTCTCTATACTAGTAAAAAAAGTGATTCAAGCCTGTTTACCCCCCAAAATAAAGAAGAGTTGTGTGTGATGTTGGTGTCAGGCTAGTAACTAGGTCATAACTTATTAATTGTACACAAAAGCGCTTGCAGACTTCCGTTGTCCATGTTGTTAGCACTCATAAAACATAAGAAACATCAACAGCTGTGGTTATCATCGGTATCTCACTGCCTCTGCTCCAACATACAGTGTTGGCTGGAAGGATCGATCTCTGGAGGTCACAAATCCACCCTCCCACTCAGAGGAGCACCATTGCCAGCACTAGCCAAGGTGCCTACCTAGGTGCTAGCTGGAGTAGCACCAAGGTGTTGAAAACAttcaaggatagagactccacaacacCTCTGGCAGCCTGTCCCAGGGCTGCgccaccctctcggtgaagaattttttcctaatgtccagccctGAACCTCCCAGCCTGTAATTTATGGCTGTTGTCCCTTGTTATATCCAAAGAGAGTCTGGGTCCATCGTCTTCATAACTTACCTTCAGGTACTTGCTGGCTCCCATTAAATCACCCCATCGCCTCCTCTTCACATGACTAAACAAGACCATCTCCCTCAACCTCTCCCCTTAGCTTGTGTGCTGTAGGGTCTCTCATCATCTCGGTAGCCTTCCACTGGACCATGTTCTCAACATCCTTCTTGAACTGGGAGGCTGGAAACTGGAGACAGTATTGCTGGTGGTGCTTCACCAGTGGGGGATAATTATTTTCCTCAACCTATTGGACGTACTTCTGATGTTGCACAGCATgtggcttgctttattttcaagGAGAGCTCACATTCAGCTTGATGTTCATGtagcccccaggtcctttccagcATGGTGGTTTATCAGCCAGCCAGTTCCCAGCCTGTACCAGTGCATGGGGATTTTCTGCTCCACACACAAAACTTGCTCTTTCTCCCTGCTGAACTTCCCGAGGTTTCTGTTGGCTTACTCCAAGTTTATCAAGGCCTCTCTGAATTGAAGTTGTACAAGCCAGGATGTCAACCTCGCTTTCTAGTTTAGTATTGTCTGCAAAATAGTGTGCTAGCCAATAGTAGCAAAAAAATCTCTTAGTGCAATAAATATAGGACCTGTCTTGACAAATAACACTAATTGCAGTCACAAAATGGGAATCTGGGAAAATTATTTTACCACAGTAGAAAACTGCAAACAAATGTAGAAATACAATGCTCTACAGTAGCAGTacagtttctctctcctttttaatgTCTCATTTCTCTTCTGGAGAAGAAATACCAGCCTGGCAGTAACCCACATCAGCTCCAGTTTGCCTCATTTCTGCCGTAAGACACAGCATGTCCGTGGCACGATCGCCATCAGCTACTCTGTGCTGGTAGGGTTTTGTCAAGCAGTTTTGTTCACTCTGGCTTGGGAAAAACTCCACAGATGCCACTGGGAAGTACAACGTGATGAAGGTTGAGTAGCATTACCAGATGCCTGCACACCTTCCAGAGGAAACACACCTGGTTTTGTCTGCTTTGGAGGTAAACCAGCCCAGGAGATAGCTCTGTGGACGAGGACCACACAGATTTCTTGGTACTGTATACACAAATTGGGGAACTGTGGTTTAACTGCTCTGTGGAAACCACAGTAAGCTCCACTGTTGCTGATAGtcaggaatttaaaataaaatgctggccGTTAGTAATGCAGCTGTtgcaaaataaaagatattttacttatttgaagGTTAAATGTTTGCCATTTCTAACAGCAGTAAATGTTTTTGCCTAGCACTTCCCAGCTGGCTTCCTCTTCTACTCTGACTCACTCTGTTTTATCACACTTGAGAAGTACTTAAGCCTAGAGAAGTCTTTGAAGTTATTTGTCAGCTGTCTTGCAAACACAGTTTAAAAGGTACTTGCAAGATATGATTGTATTTTCAGCCACAGCTATCAAGCCAGACATTCTGTCAACCAGGGAAACCCTGTGGAGTTTTTTATCCTAAGAAAACATGATCATCTTCAAAGAGTAGCAGGCTGCTATCTGGTACCAAAATGACACTAAGAATGACTTTGAAATCTCTTCTTCACAAATAGTTGCCATGGTTTCAACACAAGTTTTTGCCAAGTAAGAACCTAAATCCTGTGTGAAAAAGAGTGATAAAAGTTCTGTTCTGTATAAATTGCACACTGTATTTTAGTGTAAAGTTTAAATGCCTGTAATTTTATTACCAAGTGCTTCATATTCAGGATCATGATCTTTCTGCTTGGaagtttaaaattctgaaatatgaCCAGAGATAACAGATTCAGTTGA
This region includes:
- the FUT4 gene encoding alpha-(1,3)-fucosyltransferase 4 codes for the protein MEPTPRRCPAGRPGCPRPWRRRLRGWRRALAAGLLGAAAALALYACLPEPAAAPRAAVGGRVGGEVNVLLWWEPFGRPRRMADCRRRYNITGCRLSADRSRYGEAQAVLFHHRDLALHGAEGLPRGPPPRPPRQLWVWMNFESPSHSPGLRGLAGLFNWTMSYRRDSDVFVPYGYLYAPPAPRPFVLPRKTRLVAWVISNWNEEHARVRYYRQLKEHLAIDVYGARGLALSEGGVVETVSAYKFYLAFENSQHTDYITEKLWRNAFAASAVPIVLGPRRANYERFIPPDSFIHVDDFPSPRLLATYLKFLDKNKPNYRRYFAWRKKYEVHVTSFWDEHFCKVCEAVRAAGNQIKTVRNLASWFES